The following are encoded in a window of Octopus sinensis linkage group LG23, ASM634580v1, whole genome shotgun sequence genomic DNA:
- the LOC115223594 gene encoding cytochrome b-c1 complex subunit 7 isoform X1 yields MCSSVRTTMAARQAIKEAPAWYRVLQQWFYNRSYFNQLGLMRDDVRRESEDVKEAIRRLPKDIYDARNFRLIRALNLSNKKIVLPKEEWTQLQDDVQYLKPYIEEVIKERKERQLWNSK; encoded by the exons ATGTGC TCCTCCGTCAGAACAACCATGGCCGCACGTCAAGCAATCAAAGAAG CTCCAGCCTGGTATAGAGTTCTCCAGCAGTGGTTTTACAATCGGTCTTATTTTAACCAACTTG GTTTGATGCGAGATGACGTGCGACGAGAAAGTGAGGATGTGAAGGAGGCCATCCGGCGCCTGCCCAAGGACATCTACGATGCACGGAACTTTCGTCTTATTCGTGCATTGAATCTTAGTAACAAGAAAATCGTGTTGCCGAAAGAGGAGTGGACACAGCTTCAAGAT GATGTCCAGTATTTGAAACCCTATATTGAAGAAGTGATTAAAGAGAGGAAAGAACGTCAGCTATGGAACAGTAAATAA
- the LOC115223594 gene encoding cytochrome b-c1 complex subunit 7 isoform X2, translated as MAARQAIKEAPAWYRVLQQWFYNRSYFNQLGLMRDDVRRESEDVKEAIRRLPKDIYDARNFRLIRALNLSNKKIVLPKEEWTQLQDDVQYLKPYIEEVIKERKERQLWNSK; from the exons ATGGCCGCACGTCAAGCAATCAAAGAAG CTCCAGCCTGGTATAGAGTTCTCCAGCAGTGGTTTTACAATCGGTCTTATTTTAACCAACTTG GTTTGATGCGAGATGACGTGCGACGAGAAAGTGAGGATGTGAAGGAGGCCATCCGGCGCCTGCCCAAGGACATCTACGATGCACGGAACTTTCGTCTTATTCGTGCATTGAATCTTAGTAACAAGAAAATCGTGTTGCCGAAAGAGGAGTGGACACAGCTTCAAGAT GATGTCCAGTATTTGAAACCCTATATTGAAGAAGTGATTAAAGAGAGGAAAGAACGTCAGCTATGGAACAGTAAATAA